One Streptomyces sp. V4I8 genomic window carries:
- a CDS encoding ferredoxin translates to MNVSIDPNLCYGSGECAHRAPSVFEFVDDYGVVRPGREDSGGDPRVREAAEKCPSQAIALTE, encoded by the coding sequence ATGAACGTCTCCATCGACCCGAACCTCTGTTACGGCTCCGGGGAGTGCGCGCACAGGGCTCCGTCGGTCTTCGAGTTCGTGGACGACTACGGGGTGGTGCGCCCGGGCCGGGAGGACAGCGGCGGCGACCCGCGAGTGCGGGAGGCGGCCGAGAAGTGTCCCTCCCAGGCCATCGCCCTCACCGAGTAG
- a CDS encoding caspase family protein translates to MEEARRTALLVGVGDNPGAEHRLPSLRATVDADLRAMKAALHGSGYTVHTLRDPQRNEITERVTTLSRAARADSTLLLYFTGHGVRIGDTDYLVPADGLAPADGDPDWDRPHIRESLLDADISRYVTDCGAGTVLWLIDACRSAEDGGEAAFGSHVTRGPRHGGFAMMTGCAPGERSGFAESGSFFSLALAHAFDPLTEATTVEQVYQWARQRTRELARRARTEPQQVLIRYGSDLEAETRGREVARGRRLLEAWLDVVRTPVLWDHVRDGDAEVVARLQDCLTSLAEDAARLVHHAQQRLPDPWADDEFPVRLLTDRLPLLLPKDAELSALEVTALIAGVLLHEAAWADRLSQAAELHPQHVRRDPGADDQRRHYEQIAEHHPQVAEKLAHWHWWESDPSDDRNAVTLWLVHNWIAERFATDEEAVPPGPANGFVARLLGAAPAEPTGRAAQLSTALRAVAAGIVLGAPPDGQRPPLPARHVVRKTPQRLRVRPLAALLRLAGLLAFDTRRLPEVLAEHLVVSDPVVPRDVITVLRDAVWDLDRLDQDGGAPSYLHLDAVCRHPALHAALTELVEGADELGYALRETAQRLPDDEGGLLRNLPARLTDHRLRPDEERGLAAYDVPPARFSLAQTEIRRLLMGKRLYDGKPSLALRELYQNAMDACRYREMRVRYLRGCGKGAPGLGGRHPYRDGRGQPGPVRRVRGQRRRHERRPAEGHLHPGRAAFRPVPLLPPRAGRLAASRPVVAAVPQQPVRDRRVQLFHAGRRHDHRDPPGGHGRTPGREGAAGGDPSERKSVPGAGGGRVGWGGAAGGRDAGPAVSARPVHAHRGFVSRDTAGPGPGQRVRPAGAGRGRPGTELAAGAPPGRRQRDRGRRGLGRRGGSRHPVVGRRRRRHRVRRHRHRPDPLRLRPQSDRYARRRTQREPQQTGELRHQVGP, encoded by the coding sequence GTGGAAGAAGCACGTCGTACGGCTCTCCTCGTCGGTGTCGGTGACAACCCTGGCGCGGAGCACCGGCTCCCCTCGCTGCGGGCGACGGTCGACGCGGATCTGCGCGCCATGAAGGCGGCGCTGCACGGCAGCGGCTACACCGTCCACACGCTGCGCGACCCCCAGCGCAACGAGATCACCGAGCGCGTCACCACCCTGTCCAGGGCCGCCCGCGCCGACAGCACGCTGCTCCTCTACTTCACGGGTCACGGGGTACGCATCGGCGACACCGACTACCTGGTACCGGCCGACGGGCTGGCTCCCGCGGACGGCGATCCGGACTGGGACCGCCCCCACATCCGCGAGTCCCTGCTGGACGCCGACATCAGCAGATATGTGACCGACTGCGGCGCCGGCACCGTGCTGTGGCTGATCGACGCCTGCCGTTCGGCCGAGGACGGAGGGGAAGCCGCCTTCGGCAGCCATGTCACCCGGGGCCCTCGGCACGGAGGCTTCGCGATGATGACGGGCTGCGCGCCCGGAGAGCGCAGCGGCTTCGCGGAGAGCGGCAGCTTCTTCTCGCTGGCGCTCGCGCACGCCTTCGACCCGCTCACCGAGGCCACGACGGTCGAGCAGGTGTATCAGTGGGCGCGGCAGCGGACCCGGGAGCTCGCCCGGCGGGCACGGACGGAGCCGCAGCAGGTGCTCATCCGCTACGGCAGCGACCTGGAGGCCGAGACCAGGGGCCGGGAGGTCGCCCGGGGCAGACGGTTGCTGGAGGCCTGGCTGGACGTCGTGCGCACTCCCGTCCTCTGGGATCACGTACGGGACGGTGACGCGGAGGTCGTCGCTCGTCTCCAGGACTGTCTGACCTCGCTCGCCGAGGATGCCGCCCGCCTGGTGCACCACGCCCAGCAGCGCCTGCCCGACCCCTGGGCCGACGACGAGTTCCCGGTACGCCTGCTGACCGACCGGCTCCCCCTCCTCCTGCCCAAGGACGCCGAACTGTCCGCCCTGGAGGTCACCGCGCTCATCGCCGGTGTGCTGCTGCACGAGGCCGCCTGGGCCGACCGGCTGAGCCAGGCCGCCGAACTCCACCCGCAGCACGTACGCCGCGACCCCGGCGCCGACGACCAGCGGCGGCACTACGAGCAGATCGCCGAGCACCATCCCCAGGTGGCCGAGAAGCTGGCCCACTGGCACTGGTGGGAGAGCGACCCCTCGGACGACCGCAACGCCGTCACCCTGTGGCTGGTCCACAACTGGATCGCGGAACGGTTCGCCACCGACGAGGAGGCGGTGCCGCCCGGGCCGGCCAACGGTTTCGTGGCCCGGCTGCTCGGGGCCGCGCCGGCGGAGCCGACCGGGCGGGCGGCTCAGCTGTCCACGGCACTGCGGGCAGTCGCCGCGGGCATCGTCCTCGGCGCCCCGCCCGACGGACAGCGGCCGCCCTTGCCCGCCCGTCATGTCGTACGGAAGACGCCGCAGCGTCTGCGTGTACGCCCCCTCGCCGCGTTACTGCGCCTCGCCGGACTGCTCGCCTTCGACACCCGGCGCCTGCCGGAGGTGCTCGCCGAGCACCTCGTCGTGTCCGATCCGGTGGTGCCGCGTGACGTCATCACCGTGCTGCGAGACGCCGTCTGGGACCTCGACCGGCTCGACCAGGACGGCGGCGCGCCCTCGTACCTGCATCTGGACGCGGTGTGCCGGCACCCCGCGCTCCATGCCGCACTCACGGAACTCGTCGAGGGCGCCGACGAACTCGGTTACGCGCTGCGCGAGACGGCGCAGCGGCTCCCCGACGACGAGGGCGGCCTACTGCGCAACCTGCCCGCACGGCTGACCGATCACCGGCTGCGACCGGACGAGGAACGGGGGCTGGCCGCCTACGACGTGCCGCCCGCCCGTTTCTCCCTCGCCCAGACGGAGATCCGCCGGCTGCTGATGGGCAAGCGGCTCTACGACGGCAAACCCTCCCTGGCCCTGCGCGAGCTGTACCAGAACGCGATGGACGCCTGCCGGTACCGGGAGATGCGGGTCCGCTACCTGCGCGGCTGCGGGAAGGGGGCCCCGGGACTGGGCGGGCGGCATCCGTATCGAGATGGGCGAGGACAGCCGGGGCCGGTACGTCGAGTGCGCGGACAACGGCGTCGGCATGAGCGTCGACCAGCTGAAGGGCACCTTCACCCGGGCCGGGCGGCGTTTCGACCAGTCCCACTCCTTCCGCCGCGAGCAGGCCGCCTGGCTGCGTCACGACCCGTCGTTGCGGCTGTACCCCAACAGCCGGTTCGGGATCGGCGTGTTCAGCTATTTCATGCTGGCCGACGCCATGACCATCGTGACCCGCCCGGTGGGCACGGACGGACGCCCGGCCGAGAGGGCGCTGCGGGTGGAGATCCCAGTGAGCGGAAGTCTGTTCCGGGTGCGGGAGGAGGACGAGTCGGGTGGGGCGGTGCTGCCGGAGGGAGGGACGCGGGTCCGGCTGTATCTGCGCGACCCGTACACGCTCACCGGGGATTCGTGTCTCGCGACACTGCGGGCCCTGGTCCTGGTCAGCGAGTTCGACCTGCGGGTGCGGGCCGCGGACGGCCAGGAACAGAACTGGCTGCCGGGGCACCTCCAGGGCGGCGACAGCGTGATCGGGGGCGCCGCGGACTCGGCCGTCGAGGCGGCTCCCGGCACCCTGTGGTGGGTCGACGGCGCCGGCGCCATCGTGTGCGACGGCATCGTCACCGACCGGACCCCCTTCGGCTACGTCCTCAATCTGACCGGTATGCACGCCGGCGAACTCAGCGTGAACCGCAACAAACTGGAGAGCTACGACACCAGGTGGGCCCGTGA
- a CDS encoding AAA family ATPase encodes MEALSSDSAARTAFAERLALLYKEAGNPPLKSVSEAVVRLQRVDERGRPVRVSAQRISDWRRARNVPAQFAALSAVLHVLIPQARRARPAPVSAGLYDLGQWQRLWERATSGEEEEQTPAVEAPAVAGGVCPYRGLASYRQQDARWFFGRERSTEALVAQLRAVEKTGGLVMLVGASGAGKSSLLNAGLVPALQNGVLGGEKGGPAGAVVQLVPGADPLGELTRRIPELADVVSSSDESPDAGGPEGSAGLEGAYEPGADQRSSDFADATRAAVLAWARREASSAGPGRTSGTPASPTSPAAPASPAVLIVDQFEETFTLCPDEADRRTFVQLLHAACTPGAPGDLPPVLVVLGIRADFYEQCLAHPELADALQHRHMVLGPLTTPELREAVTGPAKAVGLELEPGLAELIVREVSADGPRGTHDAGVLPLLSHALLATWQRRKAGRLTLAGYRAAGGIQGAVAATAERAWSGLDPAARTAARLLLLRLVRLGEDTQATRRRGTRRQLAAESTDPGKTEESLEALVRARLVTLDAETVEITHEALLHAWPRLRDWIDEDRQDHLLRQRLEEDGRAWEGSNRDSSLLYRGSRLEQAHGWARSAGDTFLTRSAVEFLAASVRLRRRTVWIMRSAVAALVALAMLAVGAAVVAWQQRDDAVFAQVLAEADRFQYTDPSLSAQLDLVAHRLRPDDEDTTSRLISIVNAPLATPLRGHTGAVYLTTFSPDGKLLATASYDRTVRLWDVSDQERPRPLGKPLTGHTSWVSSAVFSPDGHTLASAGDDGTVRLWDVRDPSRPRPLGAPLTGHEGTIYLIAFSPDGRTLASVSEDRTVRLWNVADPERPAALATLTGAGAAVRSVAFSPDGDRLAAGGDDKTIRLWDVSEPDRPKALSTLTGHTGLVHSVAFGPDGRTLASGGADDTIRLWDVSDPRHGTQLGAPLTGHTGPIWSVAFNPDGTMLAAASADSTASLWNVRDPAYPSQVGEPLAGASGEMYALGFSPDGRTLATGSGDSRVRLWSIPTADMIGGNGAFRPDGKVLATAARDGRIRLWDVRHPARPVALSKPFLPGDTGQRSQVFSPDGNTLAVTTGEQSVRLWNVSDPAHPVSYDSPILLNTRFMGPDALAYSPDGRTLATAWDDRTIRLWNVSDPAHVVPLGPPVTGHTGYINSLAFSPDGRTLASGSADATIRLWKVTDPRRPTPLGATLTGHTGPVNALAYSPDGHTLASGSDDDTVRLWDVTEPRHAAPLGSPLTGHTEAVVSLTFNTGGRYLASGGNDNTVRLWNVSDPSDASAVGQAMSPNAKTGNFLSFSPASHMLGVSSGTDTIRLWNLDVDQAIRRVCATTQGVLTREKWQEYLPRLSYEPPCAK; translated from the coding sequence GTGGAGGCCTTGAGTTCCGACTCGGCGGCACGCACAGCCTTCGCGGAACGACTCGCGCTGCTCTACAAGGAGGCCGGCAACCCGCCCCTCAAGAGCGTGTCCGAGGCGGTCGTACGGCTCCAGCGGGTCGACGAGCGGGGGCGGCCCGTACGGGTGTCCGCCCAGCGGATCAGTGACTGGCGTCGGGCGAGGAACGTGCCCGCCCAGTTCGCCGCGCTGTCGGCCGTCCTGCACGTCCTGATTCCGCAGGCGCGGCGCGCGCGGCCCGCGCCCGTCTCCGCCGGACTGTACGACCTGGGCCAGTGGCAGCGCCTGTGGGAGCGGGCCACGTCCGGGGAAGAGGAGGAGCAGACTCCGGCGGTCGAGGCCCCTGCCGTGGCCGGCGGGGTGTGTCCGTACCGGGGGCTGGCCTCGTACCGGCAGCAGGACGCCCGGTGGTTCTTCGGCCGGGAGCGGAGTACCGAGGCCCTGGTCGCCCAGCTGCGTGCCGTGGAGAAGACCGGCGGGCTGGTCATGCTCGTCGGCGCCTCGGGGGCCGGGAAGTCCTCCCTGTTGAACGCCGGCCTCGTGCCCGCGCTGCAGAACGGCGTGCTGGGCGGCGAGAAGGGCGGTCCGGCCGGCGCGGTGGTGCAGCTCGTGCCGGGGGCCGATCCGCTCGGCGAGCTGACCCGTCGTATCCCGGAACTCGCGGACGTCGTCTCCTCCTCGGACGAGTCGCCGGACGCGGGCGGCCCGGAGGGCTCGGCCGGCCTGGAAGGGGCGTACGAGCCCGGTGCCGACCAGCGGTCCTCGGACTTCGCGGACGCCACCCGCGCCGCCGTCCTCGCCTGGGCCCGGCGCGAAGCCTCCTCCGCCGGCCCCGGCCGCACTTCCGGAACCCCCGCCTCCCCCACCTCGCCCGCCGCCCCCGCCTCGCCTGCCGTCCTCATCGTCGACCAGTTCGAGGAGACCTTCACCCTCTGCCCCGACGAGGCCGACCGCCGTACCTTCGTCCAACTCCTGCACGCCGCCTGCACCCCCGGCGCCCCCGGCGACCTCCCGCCCGTCCTCGTCGTCCTCGGCATCCGGGCCGACTTCTACGAGCAGTGCCTGGCCCACCCCGAGCTGGCCGACGCGCTGCAGCACCGGCACATGGTGCTCGGGCCGCTGACGACCCCGGAGTTGCGGGAGGCGGTGACCGGGCCGGCCAAGGCCGTGGGGCTGGAGCTGGAGCCGGGGCTGGCGGAGCTGATCGTGCGGGAGGTGAGTGCCGACGGGCCGCGCGGGACACATGACGCGGGGGTGCTGCCGCTGCTGTCGCACGCGCTGCTCGCCACCTGGCAGCGGCGCAAGGCGGGACGGCTGACGCTGGCCGGGTACCGCGCGGCCGGGGGGATCCAGGGCGCCGTCGCCGCCACCGCCGAGCGTGCCTGGTCCGGGCTCGACCCGGCGGCACGCACGGCCGCCCGCCTGCTGCTGCTCAGGCTGGTCCGTCTCGGCGAGGACACCCAGGCGACCCGGCGACGCGGGACGCGGCGGCAGCTGGCGGCGGAGTCGACGGATCCCGGCAAGACGGAGGAGTCGCTCGAGGCGCTGGTGCGGGCCCGGCTGGTCACGCTGGACGCGGAGACCGTGGAGATCACGCACGAGGCGCTGCTCCATGCCTGGCCGCGGCTGCGGGACTGGATCGACGAGGACCGGCAGGACCATCTGCTGCGCCAGCGGCTGGAGGAGGACGGCCGGGCCTGGGAGGGCTCCAACCGTGACTCGTCGCTGCTGTACCGGGGTTCGCGGCTGGAGCAGGCCCACGGCTGGGCGCGGTCCGCCGGTGACACCTTCCTGACCCGGAGCGCGGTGGAGTTCCTGGCCGCCTCGGTCAGGCTGCGCCGGCGTACGGTCTGGATCATGCGGAGCGCGGTCGCGGCGCTGGTCGCGCTGGCGATGCTGGCCGTCGGCGCGGCGGTGGTCGCCTGGCAGCAGCGGGACGACGCCGTGTTCGCGCAGGTGCTCGCCGAGGCCGACCGGTTCCAGTACACCGACCCCTCGCTGTCCGCCCAGCTCGACCTGGTGGCTCACCGGCTGCGTCCGGACGACGAGGACACCACCAGCCGGCTGATCTCGATCGTGAACGCCCCGCTGGCCACGCCCCTGCGCGGCCACACCGGCGCCGTCTACCTCACCACGTTCAGCCCGGACGGAAAGCTCCTGGCCACCGCCAGCTACGACCGGACCGTCCGGCTGTGGGACGTGTCCGACCAGGAGCGGCCCCGGCCGCTGGGCAAGCCCCTGACCGGGCACACCAGTTGGGTGAGCAGCGCTGTCTTCAGCCCGGACGGCCACACCCTCGCCAGTGCCGGCGACGACGGCACGGTCCGGCTGTGGGACGTACGGGATCCGAGCCGGCCGCGTCCGCTGGGCGCGCCCCTCACCGGCCACGAGGGCACGATCTATCTGATCGCCTTCAGCCCGGACGGCCGTACGCTCGCCTCGGTCAGCGAGGACCGGACCGTGCGGCTCTGGAACGTGGCGGATCCGGAGCGGCCCGCGGCACTGGCCACGCTGACCGGGGCCGGGGCCGCCGTGCGGTCCGTGGCGTTCAGTCCGGACGGCGACAGGCTGGCGGCCGGGGGCGACGACAAGACGATCCGGCTGTGGGACGTCTCCGAACCGGACCGGCCGAAGGCGCTGTCCACGCTGACCGGGCACACCGGCCTGGTCCACTCCGTCGCCTTCGGCCCGGACGGCCGCACCCTCGCCAGCGGCGGCGCGGACGACACGATCCGGCTGTGGGACGTCTCCGACCCGCGCCACGGCACCCAGCTCGGCGCCCCGCTCACCGGGCACACCGGCCCCATCTGGTCGGTGGCCTTCAACCCCGACGGCACCATGCTCGCCGCCGCCAGCGCGGACAGCACCGCGAGTCTGTGGAACGTCAGGGATCCGGCGTATCCCTCACAGGTCGGCGAGCCCCTCGCGGGCGCCAGCGGGGAGATGTACGCGCTCGGGTTCAGCCCCGACGGCCGGACGCTCGCCACGGGCAGCGGCGACAGCAGGGTGCGGCTGTGGTCGATACCGACGGCGGACATGATCGGCGGCAACGGGGCGTTCCGCCCGGACGGCAAGGTGCTCGCCACGGCCGCGCGCGACGGACGGATCCGGCTGTGGGACGTACGGCATCCCGCCCGGCCGGTGGCGCTGAGCAAGCCGTTCCTACCCGGGGACACCGGCCAGCGCTCCCAGGTGTTCTCCCCCGACGGCAACACGCTCGCGGTGACGACGGGCGAGCAGAGCGTGCGCCTGTGGAACGTCAGCGACCCGGCGCACCCGGTGTCCTACGACTCCCCCATCCTGCTGAACACCCGGTTCATGGGCCCCGACGCGCTGGCGTACAGCCCGGACGGGCGCACGCTGGCCACCGCCTGGGACGACCGCACCATCCGGCTGTGGAACGTCAGCGACCCCGCCCATGTCGTGCCGCTCGGACCGCCCGTCACCGGGCACACCGGCTACATCAACTCCCTCGCCTTCAGCCCGGACGGCCGCACCCTCGCCAGCGGCAGCGCGGACGCCACCATCCGGCTGTGGAAGGTGACCGACCCCCGCCGTCCCACCCCGCTCGGCGCCACGCTCACCGGTCACACCGGGCCGGTCAACGCGCTCGCCTACAGCCCGGACGGCCATACGCTGGCCAGCGGCAGCGACGACGACACCGTACGGCTGTGGGACGTGACCGAGCCCCGCCACGCGGCCCCGCTGGGCTCGCCTCTCACCGGTCACACCGAGGCCGTCGTGTCGCTGACGTTCAACACGGGCGGGCGCTATCTGGCAAGCGGCGGCAACGACAACACCGTACGGCTGTGGAACGTCTCCGACCCGTCCGACGCCTCCGCCGTCGGCCAGGCGATGAGCCCCAACGCCAAGACGGGCAACTTCCTGTCGTTCAGCCCGGCGAGCCATATGCTCGGCGTCTCCAGCGGCACGGACACCATCCGGCTGTGGAACCTGGACGTCGACCAGGCCATCCGCCGCGTCTGCGCGACGACGCAGGGCGTGCTGACCCGGGAGAAGTGGCAGGAGTACCTGCCCCGGCTGTCGTACGAGCCGCCGTGCGCGAAGTAG
- a CDS encoding UTRA domain-containing protein, whose translation MPKAYEVITDAPRRTRGALLRDNHRHQWEKDRARRPLTTRAATGATEHETGLQVRDLVFHARYREVAAPRELADVFGVPAGILLLERTYRTRCAAESAPFSLVTSYLVRDMIAANPDLLDDANEPWPGGTQNQLYTVGIEVGRVEERVTARPPTRREARELGLPPGTSVLLLRKTSYDVTDRVVDLSEVTLPGDRAELLFTTSLERW comes from the coding sequence GTGCCGAAGGCGTACGAAGTGATCACGGACGCACCGCGCCGCACGCGCGGTGCGCTCCTCCGCGACAACCACCGGCACCAGTGGGAGAAGGACCGGGCCCGCCGTCCGCTCACCACGCGGGCCGCGACCGGTGCCACGGAGCACGAGACCGGCCTTCAGGTGCGGGACCTCGTCTTCCACGCGCGCTATCGGGAGGTCGCCGCTCCCCGTGAACTCGCGGACGTCTTCGGCGTACCGGCCGGGATCCTCCTGCTGGAGCGCACCTACCGAACGCGGTGCGCCGCCGAGAGCGCCCCGTTCAGCCTGGTGACGTCCTATCTGGTCCGCGACATGATCGCCGCCAACCCCGACCTGCTGGACGACGCCAACGAGCCCTGGCCGGGCGGCACCCAGAACCAGCTCTACACGGTCGGCATCGAGGTCGGCCGGGTCGAGGAACGGGTCACCGCACGGCCGCCGACGCGGCGCGAGGCCCGGGAGCTGGGTCTGCCGCCGGGGACGTCGGTGCTCCTGCTGCGCAAGACGTCGTACGACGTCACCGACCGTGTCGTGGACCTCTCCGAGGTCACGCTGCCCGGCGACCGTGCCGAGCTGCTCTTCACCACATCCCTGGAAAGGTGGTGA
- a CDS encoding amidohydrolase family protein, with protein MASTESGTKELPKVISVDDHVIEPAHLFETWLPAKYRDRGPKPLTAGIGELAYVGGKYRFTTDPDGQITDWWEYEGDLFPYKRIIAAVGFSRDEMTLDGITREQMRRGCWDPKARLADMDINHVEASLCFPTFPRFCGQTFAEAKDKEVGLACVRAYNDWMVEEWCGDSGGRLIPLCLIPLWDIDLAVAEIHRNAARGVRAVTFSEIPTYLGLPSIHSGYWDPFFAACEATGTVVNMHIGSSSQMPAASPDAPPAVQASLSFNNAMASMMDFLFSGVLVKFPRLKLAYSEGQMGWIPYALERADDVWEEHRAWGGVKDLIPEPPSTYYYRQIFCCFFRDKHGIEAIETVGVDNATFETDYPHVDSTWPETKRVAEEHVGGLSDEVAYKLLRGNAIRMLDLAFDQGD; from the coding sequence GTGGCCAGTACCGAGAGCGGCACGAAGGAACTGCCCAAAGTCATCAGCGTGGACGATCACGTGATCGAACCCGCGCACCTCTTCGAGACCTGGCTCCCGGCCAAGTACCGGGACCGGGGCCCCAAGCCCCTCACCGCCGGGATCGGCGAACTCGCGTACGTCGGCGGGAAGTACCGGTTCACCACGGACCCGGACGGCCAGATCACCGACTGGTGGGAGTACGAGGGGGACCTGTTCCCGTACAAGCGCATCATCGCGGCCGTCGGCTTCTCCCGGGACGAGATGACGCTCGACGGGATCACCCGCGAGCAGATGCGGCGCGGCTGCTGGGACCCCAAGGCCCGGCTGGCGGACATGGACATCAACCATGTCGAGGCCTCGCTCTGCTTCCCCACCTTCCCGCGCTTCTGCGGCCAGACCTTCGCCGAGGCCAAGGACAAGGAGGTCGGGCTGGCCTGTGTGCGCGCCTACAACGACTGGATGGTCGAGGAGTGGTGCGGCGACAGCGGCGGCCGCCTCATCCCGCTGTGTCTGATCCCGCTGTGGGACATCGACCTCGCGGTCGCGGAGATCCACCGGAACGCGGCGCGTGGGGTGCGGGCGGTGACGTTCAGCGAGATCCCGACGTATCTGGGGCTGCCGTCCATCCACTCCGGCTACTGGGACCCGTTCTTCGCGGCCTGCGAGGCGACCGGCACGGTCGTCAACATGCACATCGGCAGCAGCTCCCAGATGCCGGCCGCCTCCCCGGACGCCCCGCCCGCGGTCCAGGCGTCCCTGTCCTTCAACAACGCCATGGCGTCGATGATGGACTTCCTCTTCTCGGGGGTCCTGGTGAAGTTCCCCCGGCTGAAACTCGCGTACAGCGAGGGCCAGATGGGCTGGATCCCGTACGCCCTGGAACGCGCGGACGACGTCTGGGAGGAGCACCGGGCCTGGGGCGGTGTGAAGGACCTGATCCCGGAGCCGCCGTCGACGTACTACTACCGCCAGATCTTCTGCTGCTTCTTCCGCGACAAGCACGGCATCGAGGCCATCGAGACGGTCGGCGTGGACAACGCGACCTTCGAGACGGACTATCCGCACGTCGACTCGACCTGGCCGGAGACGAAGCGGGTGGCCGAGGAGCATGTCGGCGGGCTCTCCGACGAGGTGGCCTACAAGCTGCTGCGCGGGAACGCGATCCGGATGCTCGACCTCGCCTTCGATCAAGGGGATTGA
- a CDS encoding glycosyltransferase family 2 protein encodes MSPAVPRRLIVVTAVHGPSAMFLPEAHKSLCAQELPAGWEWHWVIQEDGQTGEVGPYVPDDARVTFRQGRSGGPGVARTIALAHTEGEYAKILDADDQLTPGALARDLAALEADRAIGWTTSRVLDLLPDGSTAGFPGDPDEGPIERGAVLDFWAGNDFRAQVHPATLCVRRDLLLALGGWMALPASEDTGLLLALNSVSRGWFSAEVGLLYRKWEGQATGQASHVDPAERAARMAVVEARARALTSFEWRYPPATR; translated from the coding sequence GTGAGCCCGGCCGTGCCCCGGCGCCTCATCGTCGTCACCGCTGTCCACGGCCCGTCGGCGATGTTCCTGCCCGAGGCCCACAAGTCGCTGTGCGCGCAGGAGTTGCCCGCCGGCTGGGAGTGGCACTGGGTGATCCAGGAGGACGGGCAGACCGGCGAGGTCGGCCCGTACGTCCCCGACGACGCGCGGGTGACCTTCCGTCAGGGCCGCTCCGGGGGCCCGGGTGTGGCCCGCACCATCGCGCTCGCGCACACCGAGGGCGAGTACGCGAAGATCCTGGATGCCGACGACCAGCTCACGCCGGGCGCGCTCGCCCGCGATCTGGCCGCCCTGGAGGCCGACCGCGCCATCGGCTGGACGACCTCCCGGGTCCTGGACCTCCTGCCGGACGGCTCGACGGCCGGTTTCCCCGGCGACCCCGACGAAGGGCCGATCGAGCGGGGCGCCGTACTCGACTTCTGGGCGGGGAACGACTTCCGCGCCCAGGTCCACCCGGCGACGCTGTGCGTACGCCGGGACCTCCTGCTCGCACTCGGCGGCTGGATGGCCCTCCCGGCCTCGGAGGACACGGGCCTGCTGCTGGCGCTCAACTCCGTGAGCCGGGGCTGGTTCTCGGCCGAGGTCGGGCTCCTCTACCGGAAGTGGGAGGGCCAGGCGACGGGACAGGCCTCACATGTCGACCCGGCCGAGCGGGCGGCGCGGATGGCGGTGGTGGAGGCGAGGGCCCGGGCGCTGACCTCGTTCGAGTGGCGGTATCCGCCCGCTACTCGGTGA